One region of Culex pipiens pallens isolate TS chromosome 2, TS_CPP_V2, whole genome shotgun sequence genomic DNA includes:
- the LOC120416638 gene encoding serine/arginine-rich splicing factor 1A — MSSGRNECRIYVGNLPPDIRTKDIQDLFHKFGKVTFVDLKNRRGPPFAFVEFEDNRDADDAVKARDGYDYDGYRLRVEFPRGGGPGSYRGSRGSTSGDRGGGSSGRDRGGNNRGPPARRSQFRVVVTGLPASGSWQDLKDHMREAGDVCFADVYKDGTGVVEYLRHEDMKYAIKKLDDSRFRSHEGEVAYIRVREDSGNDDRRGGGEHRDRSYSPRRRRGTPTYSPVQRSFSRSRSRSFNY, encoded by the exons ATGTCGTCCGGTCGTAACGAGTGCCGCATCTACGTCGGAAATCTGCCACCGGACATCCGGACCAAGGACATTCAGGACCTTTTCCACAAGTTTGGAAAGGTTACGTTTGTCGATCTGAAGAATCGTCGGGGGCCGCCATTTGCCTTCGTAGAATTTGAAGATAATCG CGACGCGGACGATGCCGTGAAGGCCCGCGACGGGTACGATTACGATGGGTACCGACTGCGGGTGGAGTTCCCCCGAGGTGGTGGTCCCGGGAGTTACCGGGGCAGCCGAGGAAGCACCAGCGGTGACCGCGGTGGTGGTAGTAGTGGCCGCGACCGGGGTGGAAACAACCGTGGCCCTCCGGCACGCCGGTCACAGTTCCGTGTGGTGGTGACGGGCCTTCCGGCGTCCGGTTCGTGGCAGGACCTGAAGGACCATATGCGGGAGGCGGGCGACGTTTGCTTCGCCGATGTGTACAAAGACGGAACGGGAGTGGTCGAGTATTTGCGCCACGAAGATATGAAATATGCCATCAAAAAGCTGGACGATTCGCGCTTTCGGTCGCATGAG GGCGAAGTTGCCTACATTCGTGTACGTGAGGACTCTGGCAACGACGACCGTCGCGGCGGTGGAGAGCACCGCGATCG GTCATACTCGCCTCGCAGACGCCGCGGAACGCCAACCTACTCGCCGGTCCAGCGCAGCTTCTCGCGGTCCCGTTCGCGCTCCTTCAACTACTAG
- the LOC120416641 gene encoding partitioning defective 6 homolog beta → MSKNKIATSKLESDHIEVKSKFDAEFRRWSLKRSEQHSFDEFQSLLERLHKLDRSQLLVSYIDPRDNDLLPINNDDNFGRALTTARPLLRVIIQRKGDSTEEITGYGTIRPRNLISSILGQTPVKSRGLAISNPHDFRQVSAIIDVDIVPETCRRVRLLKHGSDKPLGFYIRDGTSVRVTANGLEKQPGIFISRLVPGGLAESTGLLAVNDEVLEVNGIEVNGKTLDQVTDMMVANSSNLIITVKPANQRTLAPPRRGSFSRNSQLSGGSHQSHQTTNSDDQDQDDQDEIRDLTGAATLEENALITQRDGVLHL, encoded by the exons ATGTCGAAGAACAAAATCGCCACCTCCAAGCTCGAGAGCGATCACATCGAGGTCAAGTCCAAG TTTGATGCCGAGTTCCGGCGATGGTCGCTGAAGCGATCCGAGCAGCACAGCTTCGACGAGTTCCAGTCGCTGCTCGAGCGCCTGCACAAACTGGACCGGTCCCAGCTGCTGGTGTCCTACATCGACCCGCGGGACAACGATCTGCTGCCGATCAACAACGATGACAACTTTGGCCGGGCGCTGACCACGGCCCGCCCCCTGCTGCGTGTCATCATCCAGCGGAAAG GCGACAGCACAGAGGAAATCACCGGCTACGGCACGATAAGACCGCGCAACCTAATCAGCAGCATCCTCGGCCAGACGCCGGTCAAATCGCGCGGGCTGGCCATCTCCAATCCGCATGACTTTCGCCAG GTCTCCGCGATCATCGACGTCGACATTGTTCCGGAAACTTGCAGACGCGTTCGGCTGCTGAAGCATGGCAGCGACAAACCGCTCGGGTTCTACATTCG TGACGGAACATCGGTGCGCGTGACGGCCAACGGGCTGGAGAAGCAGCCGGGCATTTTCATCTCCCGCCTGGTCCCGGGAGGGTTGGCCGAGAGTACGGGCCTGCTGGCCGTCAACGACGAGGTGCTAGAGGTGAACGGAATCGAGGTGAACGGCAAAACGCTGGACCAGGTCACGGACATGATGGTGGCCAACAGCTCGAACCTGATCATCACGGTAAAGCCGGCGAACCAGCGGACACTGGCGCCACCGCGGCGTGGCTCGTTCTCGCGCAACAGTCAACTGTCGGGCGGTTCGCACCAGTCGCACCAAACGACCAACTCGGACGACCAGGATCAGGACGACCAGGACGAGATCCGCGATCTGACGGGGGCCGCCACGCTCGAGGAGAACGCCCTCATCACGCAGCGGGACGGAGTGCTGCATCTTTAG
- the LOC128092856 gene encoding AT-rich interactive domain-containing protein 2-like: protein MRGRNVDSHRLYWVVVARDWWLKVNSREDWGEIIEEMALPKRCVNNEIALKKINFRFLDKYAKVYFHDGPPTKRRTTKSYIIGGGQRRCCTRYRRFTAPQLPAHKHSRRDGAASAE from the exons atgagaggtaggaatgtggattcgcaccggttgtattgggtggtggtggcccgggattggtgGTTGAAGGTCAATTCGCGTGAGGACTGGGgcgagatcatcgaggagatggcgctgccgaagcgttgcgtgaacaacgagattgcgttgaagaagattaacttccggtttttggacaagtacgcgaaagtttattttcacgatggtcctccgacgaagaggaggacgacgaaaagctacataatcggaggtggtcagcgcagatgttgcactcggtacCGGCGGTTTACagcaccg caacttcccgcccacaaacactcacgtcgcgacggcgcagcttcagccgaatga